AGGCTAATACCAATGAGGAATTATTCTTCAGCGTAGCCATAAAAGATATACAAACAGCTGCTGATCTGTTCCGCGGCGTATTTGACGAAGCCGATGGCGGCGATGGTTACGTAAGCCTGGAAGTATCGCCATTTCTGGCGCTGGATACCGAGGGCACTACCAAACAAGCCGAAGAATTGTGGGGAAAGGTTGGGCGCGAGAACGTGATGATTAAAATTCCGGGCACTAAGCCGGGTTTAGAAGCCATCCGTCGTTCTATCGCCGCAGGCATCAATATTAACGTTACCCTGTTGTTCGGTTTGCCGCGTTATGAAGAAGTGACCGAAGCCTACATCTCGGGTTTAGAGGAAGCTTTGGCCGCGGGTAAAGACATTGCCAAAATTGCATCGGTAGCCAGTTTCTTTCTGAGCCGTATAGACGTGCTGGTTGACCCCATGCTGGACGAGAAAGGCCTGGCCGATCTGAAAGGCGAGGTTGCTATCGCGTCAGCAAAAAAAGCTTATGAGATTTATAAACGCGTGTTTGCCGGCCCTCGCTGGCAAAAACTGGCTGACGCAGGCGCTAAACCGCAGCGCTTATTGTGGGCCAGTACTAGCAGCAAAAATCCGGCTTTTAAAGATACCAAATATGTAGAGGCGCTGATTGGTGCCGATACGGTAGATACCGTTCCGCTGGAAACTATC
This region of Mucilaginibacter yixingensis genomic DNA includes:
- the tal gene encoding transaldolase, whose product is MATNKVKQIHDFGQSIWLDFIDREIMTSGKLKKLIDEDGVRGVTSNPAIFEKAISSSSDYDADIAALAPQANTNEELFFSVAIKDIQTAADLFRGVFDEADGGDGYVSLEVSPFLALDTEGTTKQAEELWGKVGRENVMIKIPGTKPGLEAIRRSIAAGININVTLLFGLPRYEEVTEAYISGLEEALAAGKDIAKIASVASFFLSRIDVLVDPMLDEKGLADLKGEVAIASAKKAYEIYKRVFAGPRWQKLADAGAKPQRLLWASTSSKNPAFKDTKYVEALIGADTVDTVPLETIDAFRDHGIVANTLEQDTDKATQTLEKLKQAGIDIDKITQQLEDEGVDKFNKPFEKLLKAIEDQKNKS